Proteins encoded by one window of Candidatus Sumerlaea chitinivorans:
- a CDS encoding Type IV pilin PilA, with the protein MRQRTARSTGFTLIELLIVVAIIAILAAIAVPNFLEAQVRSKVSRVKSDMRSLATALESYAVDNNRYPDVPTPSPGIPMKLGIPYSRACLVLLSTPVAYISSGLPIDAFAVGSTSTKFFGYANMKAAVDSGDVALATGGAATATQKQMLLEHLWLLQSVGPDQINFALASPPSSFQRAVESLTTKEQLDFFYDPTNGTVSGGDVVRTGKGQF; encoded by the coding sequence ATGAGGCAGAGAACTGCTCGCTCGACCGGCTTCACGCTCATCGAGCTTTTGATCGTGGTGGCGATTATCGCCATTCTTGCCGCGATTGCGGTCCCCAACTTCCTCGAGGCGCAGGTACGGTCCAAAGTTTCGCGCGTCAAATCGGACATGCGTAGCTTAGCCACCGCACTTGAGTCCTACGCGGTGGATAACAACCGTTATCCGGATGTACCTACGCCATCCCCGGGCATCCCCATGAAGCTGGGCATCCCCTATTCTCGCGCGTGTTTGGTGCTTCTCTCCACGCCTGTGGCCTACATCTCCAGTGGCTTGCCCATTGATGCGTTCGCGGTCGGTTCCACCTCGACAAAATTCTTTGGGTATGCCAACATGAAGGCAGCCGTGGACTCCGGTGACGTCGCTTTGGCAACAGGTGGCGCCGCGACGGCGACTCAAAAGCAGATGCTGCTTGAGCACCTCTGGCTGCTTCAGAGCGTAGGCCCTGACCAGATCAACTTTGCTCTCGCCTCCCCGCCTTCGAGCTTCCAGCGAGCGGTTGAATCGCTCACGACGAAGGAACAATTGGACTTCTTCTACGATCCGACGAACGGTACGGTTTCCGGCGGAGACGTAGTGCGCACGGGCAAGGGGCAGTTCTAA
- a CDS encoding 3-deoxy-manno-octulosonate cytidylyltransferase translates to MIPSRYASVRLPAKPLVEIAGKPLVQWVWEAASRARSLNELLVATDDERIARVVEAFGGKAVMTPPECPGGTDRIACAVKDRAADVVVNIQGDEPLMAAENIDACVEALLADADAAVATPMVPLKSLDDFVVPHVVKVVYDARGYALYFSRAPIPDWSRLSASEREQAPRPMKHLGLYVYRRAALEAFVTMPPSRYELVEKLEQLRFLEAGYRIRMVEVAHDSIGVDTPEDAAAVSRLLQEEE, encoded by the coding sequence GTGATTCCGTCGCGTTATGCGTCTGTGCGGTTGCCAGCCAAGCCGCTGGTCGAGATTGCTGGCAAACCCCTCGTGCAATGGGTGTGGGAGGCAGCTTCCCGTGCGCGCTCACTGAATGAACTGCTTGTCGCCACGGACGACGAACGCATTGCACGGGTGGTCGAGGCCTTTGGGGGCAAGGCCGTAATGACGCCACCGGAGTGTCCCGGCGGAACCGATCGCATCGCGTGCGCGGTGAAAGATCGCGCGGCTGACGTGGTGGTGAACATCCAAGGTGATGAGCCGCTCATGGCCGCAGAAAACATTGATGCGTGTGTCGAGGCTCTTCTCGCCGATGCGGACGCTGCCGTGGCCACCCCCATGGTGCCGTTGAAAAGCCTCGATGATTTCGTCGTCCCGCACGTTGTGAAAGTGGTTTATGATGCTCGGGGGTACGCGCTCTATTTCTCCCGCGCACCCATTCCGGATTGGTCTCGACTCAGTGCATCCGAGCGCGAGCAGGCTCCCCGCCCCATGAAGCACCTCGGGTTATACGTTTACCGACGGGCGGCGCTCGAAGCCTTTGTCACGATGCCGCCCAGCCGGTATGAGCTCGTGGAGAAACTCGAGCAGTTGCGCTTTCTTGAAGCGGGTTACCGCATCCGCATGGTGGAAGTGGCGCACGACTCGATTGGCGTGGATACGCCCGAGGATGCGGCGGCGGTCTCCCGGCTTCTTCAAGAAGAGGAGTGA
- a CDS encoding DNA polymerase III beta subunit, protein MRIHFKKSDLVEAAAVAQSVASPQSTVAILSHILIKGEHENVATLTATDFDTRVRVEVPAEVSAKGSVTVPARTFYDLVKELPEDADIVVEANGRGVEVRCRDIRCELAAMPADDFPLWPEMEPKISFEMPQKQMKSVLDRVLFAIALRDPRKALQGALFEIRKNNLTVVSTDGKILACIKNEIAVEKPPKEFSAIVPRKLLDELDRNLNDEGTVAVALNDKQVAFRLSSIEYLSNQIEGKYPDYEVVIPKQFARKFRIQKPPLLAAIRRAAIFTDQKQNSILFHFKGDKLELSAETYDRGKFMEELPAVQEGGEEFKIGFNYRFLLDVLKVLDAEEILLQANQSHLPAVVQVEDRRDCLYVIMPIRLPDPVTVSATGGDAEDEEEESGK, encoded by the coding sequence ATGCGCATCCATTTCAAAAAGTCAGATCTTGTCGAAGCAGCCGCTGTGGCCCAAAGTGTGGCGAGCCCACAAAGCACGGTGGCAATTCTATCGCACATTCTTATCAAGGGCGAGCACGAGAATGTCGCAACTTTGACTGCGACCGATTTCGACACACGGGTGCGCGTGGAAGTGCCCGCAGAAGTCTCTGCCAAGGGAAGTGTTACCGTACCTGCCCGCACTTTTTACGATCTCGTGAAAGAGCTGCCCGAGGATGCTGACATAGTCGTCGAAGCCAACGGCAGAGGTGTGGAGGTGCGCTGTCGCGATATCCGTTGCGAGCTCGCTGCCATGCCCGCGGATGACTTCCCGCTGTGGCCAGAGATGGAGCCCAAAATCTCCTTCGAAATGCCGCAAAAGCAGATGAAAAGCGTGCTGGACCGCGTGCTCTTTGCGATTGCACTGCGTGACCCGCGCAAGGCCCTCCAAGGCGCACTCTTCGAGATCCGCAAGAATAACCTGACGGTGGTTTCAACCGACGGAAAAATCTTGGCCTGTATTAAGAACGAGATCGCCGTAGAAAAACCCCCAAAGGAGTTCTCGGCGATCGTCCCACGCAAGCTTTTGGATGAGCTTGATCGAAACCTCAATGACGAGGGGACTGTGGCGGTCGCGCTCAACGATAAGCAGGTGGCCTTTCGCTTAAGCTCCATTGAGTATCTTTCCAATCAAATCGAGGGCAAGTACCCCGACTACGAAGTGGTGATCCCCAAGCAATTCGCTCGTAAGTTCCGCATTCAGAAGCCACCACTGCTCGCGGCCATTCGCCGTGCGGCCATTTTTACCGACCAAAAGCAAAACTCGATTCTCTTTCATTTCAAGGGCGACAAACTCGAGCTCTCGGCTGAAACGTACGACCGAGGGAAATTCATGGAAGAGCTGCCGGCGGTTCAGGAGGGCGGCGAAGAGTTCAAGATCGGCTTCAATTACCGTTTCCTGCTGGATGTGCTAAAAGTACTGGATGCAGAAGAAATCCTCTTGCAAGCAAACCAGAGCCATTTGCCCGCCGTTGTCCAAGTGGAAGACCGGCGAGATTGTCTATATGTGATCATGCCGATTCGTCTGCCCGATCCGGTCACCGTGTCGGCAACTGGAGGCGATGCCGAGGATGAAGAGGAAGAGTCGGGCAAGTAA
- a CDS encoding [NiFe] hydrogenase metallocenter assembly protein HypC, giving the protein MCLAVPGRIESITNEDPVMRTGRVNFGGVVREVNLAYVPEAQVGDYVIVHVGFAINRLDEEEANRVLAYLREIGESAESELAEEETRPS; this is encoded by the coding sequence ATGTGTCTGGCGGTTCCCGGGCGAATCGAAAGCATTACGAATGAAGATCCGGTTATGCGCACCGGTCGAGTAAACTTTGGCGGAGTGGTACGCGAGGTCAACTTAGCGTACGTTCCTGAGGCGCAGGTGGGCGACTACGTGATCGTGCATGTGGGATTTGCGATCAACCGCCTCGACGAAGAGGAAGCAAACCGCGTGCTGGCCTACCTGCGCGAAATTGGCGAGAGTGCCGAGAGCGAACTTGCCGAAGAGGAGACGCGACCGTCATGA
- a CDS encoding Phosphate regulon transcriptional regulatory protein PhoB (SphR), protein MSGQKPKILAVDDENDLLLIVKTALSNEGYFVITATNGYDALALAEDERPDLIILDIMMPEMSGFEVLQALRQNEATERIPVIMLTGLSDREKIRDALSSGIDYYIVKPFELNDLVSKVKLAISDSQDFRI, encoded by the coding sequence ATGAGCGGACAAAAACCGAAAATCCTCGCAGTGGACGACGAGAACGATCTTCTGCTAATCGTCAAAACCGCGTTGTCCAATGAAGGTTACTTCGTCATTACCGCGACAAACGGTTACGACGCGTTGGCACTGGCAGAGGATGAGCGACCCGACCTCATCATCCTCGACATCATGATGCCCGAGATGTCTGGATTTGAAGTTTTGCAGGCGTTGCGGCAAAACGAGGCGACGGAGCGCATTCCGGTGATCATGCTGACGGGCCTCTCCGATCGAGAAAAAATCCGCGATGCTTTAAGTTCCGGCATTGACTACTACATTGTGAAGCCGTTCGAGCTCAACGACCTCGTCAGCAAAGTGAAATTGGCGATCTCGGACTCGCAAGACTTCCGCATTTAG
- a CDS encoding [NiFe] hydrogenase metallocenter assembly protein HypD — translation MKYLEEYRDARAARHYSRLLRKMVTRPWTIMEVCGGQTHAIVRFGVDELLPPEIMLVHGPGCPVCVTPVELIDKAVEIAARPNVIFCSFGDMLRVPGSNSDLFSVKARGGDVRIVYSPLDALKIARENPSREVVFFAVGFETTAPANAMAVYQAKQLGVKNFSILVSHVLVPPAMEAILSSPTNRVNGFLAAGHVCTVMGYHEYEPISRKYRVPIVVTGFEPVDILQGLVMCVRQLEEGRAEVENQYTRAVKREGNTSAQKLIQEVFQVVARKWRGIGEIPSSGLGLREPYREFDAEERFGVASQCVEESPECISGLILQGVKKPHECPAFASRCTPEHPLGATMVSSEGACAAYYRYRRPQATSPARSDEA, via the coding sequence ATGAAATATCTCGAAGAATACCGGGATGCGCGGGCGGCGCGTCACTACAGTCGGCTCCTGCGTAAAATGGTCACACGCCCGTGGACCATCATGGAAGTGTGTGGGGGGCAAACTCACGCGATAGTGCGTTTCGGGGTGGATGAGCTTCTTCCGCCGGAGATTATGCTCGTGCACGGCCCGGGATGTCCTGTGTGCGTCACCCCGGTCGAGCTTATTGATAAGGCTGTGGAAATAGCTGCTCGGCCGAACGTGATCTTCTGTTCCTTCGGGGACATGTTGCGGGTCCCGGGGTCGAATTCAGACCTTTTCAGTGTCAAGGCTCGCGGCGGCGATGTGCGCATTGTCTACTCGCCGCTCGATGCGCTCAAAATTGCGCGCGAAAACCCCAGCCGCGAGGTCGTATTTTTCGCGGTCGGCTTCGAAACCACGGCGCCTGCGAATGCGATGGCGGTTTATCAAGCCAAGCAACTTGGGGTGAAGAACTTCTCCATCTTGGTTTCTCACGTCCTCGTGCCGCCGGCGATGGAAGCGATTCTTTCCTCGCCCACGAATCGCGTGAATGGGTTTCTTGCTGCCGGACATGTGTGTACGGTCATGGGCTACCATGAGTATGAGCCAATCTCTCGAAAATACCGTGTGCCCATCGTGGTGACGGGGTTTGAGCCCGTGGATATCCTGCAAGGGCTTGTGATGTGTGTCCGCCAGCTCGAGGAGGGCCGCGCAGAAGTGGAAAACCAGTACACGCGCGCCGTAAAGCGAGAGGGCAACACGAGTGCGCAAAAGCTGATCCAAGAAGTGTTCCAAGTAGTGGCGCGCAAATGGCGGGGGATTGGCGAGATTCCGTCGAGCGGATTGGGCTTGCGTGAGCCGTATAGGGAATTCGACGCGGAAGAACGTTTCGGCGTCGCCTCGCAGTGCGTCGAAGAGTCGCCCGAGTGCATCAGTGGCTTGATTCTGCAGGGCGTGAAGAAGCCCCACGAATGTCCGGCCTTTGCGAGCCGATGCACACCGGAGCATCCGCTTGGGGCAACCATGGTTTCGAGCGAGGGCGCCTGTGCGGCGTATTATCGCTATCGGCGTCCTCAAGCCACATCCCCAGCCCGGAGCGACGAAGCGTGA
- a CDS encoding [NiFe] hydrogenase metallocenter assembly protein HypF: MMKTDSAFQRLHLSIRGTVQGVGFRPFVYRLATELGLTGWVVNDSQGVEVEVEGRPAALAEFRSRLHSELPPRATILSEEARLLDPVGYPSFEIRESQQQGPPTALVLPDIATCPDCLREVFNPSDRRYLYPFTNCTNCGPRYSIIRRLPYDRPNTTMAGFAMCPECRREYEDPTDRRFHAQPIACPQCGPQLELLDASGKVLAQRHDALLAAAHAIREGRIVALKGLGGFQLLVDARNDDAVRRLRARKRREEKPFALMVPTLSEAAAIAVVGEVEAQILTSPASPILLLPRRDEVAQSEAASSSQRSTSEDAGSLGVDATRWRIAPSVAPNNPELGIMLPYTPLHHLLMCELAFPVVATSGNLTDEPICIATEEALERLGDVADFFLTHDRPIERYVDDSVVRVMAGREVVLRRARGYAPLPIPSPFPIGRTVFATGAHLKNTVALVHGGHIFVSQHIGDLETEPAQRAHREAIRALTQLYDSKPEVIACDLHPDYASTRSAREIAQGRTLLLVQHHRAHVWACLAENELLHEPVLGVAWDGTGLGDDGQIWGSEFFLVDPPEPRRIAHFRPIPIPGGDAAMREPRRVAFGVLWEMAAEEWSALFPHCAPLVSPEEARVWGRMIAQRLNSPLTCGAGRLFDAVAALLGLRAVAAYEGQAAMIVEWAARRSPTREAYPLAWRIENAGGAVEKIEGALPASVSSERPIQFDWEPMIRAILADVSAGEEPAVCAAKFHNTLVRIIVEIAGWARRDRVALSGGCFQNRLLVESAMEALQANGFRVYIHQRIPPNDGGIALGQAVAACLQASER; the protein is encoded by the coding sequence GTGATGAAAACAGATAGCGCGTTCCAACGACTCCACCTGTCAATCCGCGGCACCGTCCAAGGCGTGGGCTTTCGGCCATTTGTGTATCGGCTCGCCACCGAACTGGGCCTGACGGGGTGGGTCGTGAACGACTCCCAAGGCGTAGAGGTAGAGGTCGAGGGGCGCCCGGCCGCCTTGGCCGAATTCCGCTCGCGGCTCCACAGCGAATTGCCCCCTCGCGCCACGATCCTGAGCGAGGAGGCGCGCCTGTTGGATCCGGTGGGGTACCCAAGTTTTGAAATTCGCGAAAGCCAGCAACAAGGGCCTCCAACTGCACTTGTTTTGCCCGACATCGCCACGTGTCCTGATTGCTTGCGTGAGGTTTTCAATCCGTCGGATCGGCGCTATCTTTACCCGTTCACAAACTGCACGAATTGCGGCCCGCGGTATTCAATTATTCGCCGTCTGCCCTACGACCGCCCGAACACAACCATGGCGGGCTTTGCGATGTGCCCCGAATGTCGCCGGGAGTACGAGGATCCCACCGACCGGCGTTTTCATGCGCAACCGATTGCGTGCCCGCAATGTGGCCCGCAACTCGAGTTGCTCGATGCGAGCGGAAAGGTTCTTGCCCAACGTCACGACGCGCTTTTGGCCGCGGCTCACGCCATTCGTGAAGGTCGAATTGTGGCTTTGAAGGGGTTGGGTGGCTTTCAACTCCTTGTGGACGCCCGCAACGACGATGCCGTCCGCCGCTTGCGCGCGCGTAAACGGCGTGAGGAAAAACCATTTGCGCTCATGGTGCCAACTTTGAGCGAAGCCGCAGCTATTGCAGTAGTTGGAGAGGTTGAGGCGCAAATCCTGACTTCCCCAGCGAGCCCAATTCTTCTGCTTCCACGACGAGATGAGGTGGCACAGTCCGAGGCTGCAAGTTCGTCCCAGCGGTCGACGAGTGAGGATGCTGGTTCTTTGGGCGTTGATGCAACACGCTGGCGGATCGCGCCTTCCGTGGCCCCCAACAACCCCGAGCTGGGAATTATGTTGCCGTATACCCCGCTCCATCATCTCCTCATGTGCGAGCTGGCGTTCCCAGTTGTCGCCACCAGTGGCAATTTGACCGACGAACCGATCTGTATCGCGACAGAAGAGGCGTTGGAACGGCTTGGCGATGTGGCGGATTTCTTCCTGACGCACGATCGTCCGATCGAGCGCTACGTGGACGACAGTGTGGTTCGCGTGATGGCCGGACGCGAGGTGGTGTTGCGTCGCGCCCGCGGATACGCGCCGCTCCCGATTCCATCCCCTTTCCCAATCGGGCGAACCGTCTTTGCCACGGGGGCGCATCTTAAGAACACGGTAGCGCTGGTTCACGGAGGACACATCTTCGTGAGTCAGCACATTGGCGACTTGGAGACCGAGCCCGCGCAGCGAGCCCATCGCGAGGCCATTCGAGCATTGACCCAGCTTTACGACTCGAAGCCAGAAGTGATCGCATGCGATTTGCATCCGGACTATGCCTCCACGCGCTCTGCCCGAGAAATTGCCCAAGGGAGAACGCTCCTCCTCGTGCAGCATCACCGCGCGCACGTATGGGCTTGCCTTGCGGAGAATGAGCTTCTGCACGAACCCGTGCTCGGCGTGGCATGGGACGGGACGGGGCTGGGCGACGACGGCCAGATCTGGGGGAGCGAGTTTTTCTTGGTGGATCCACCCGAGCCCCGCCGGATTGCCCATTTTCGGCCTATCCCCATTCCCGGTGGTGACGCCGCAATGCGCGAACCACGTCGCGTGGCATTCGGTGTCCTCTGGGAAATGGCGGCGGAGGAGTGGTCAGCGCTTTTTCCACATTGCGCCCCTCTTGTTTCCCCGGAGGAGGCGCGCGTGTGGGGACGCATGATTGCGCAGCGGTTAAATTCGCCGCTCACCTGCGGCGCCGGTCGGCTATTCGATGCAGTCGCAGCATTGCTCGGTTTGCGCGCTGTCGCAGCGTACGAAGGACAGGCGGCAATGATTGTCGAGTGGGCAGCGCGGCGTAGCCCCACGCGCGAAGCCTATCCCCTCGCATGGCGAATAGAGAACGCAGGGGGTGCCGTAGAAAAAATCGAAGGCGCCCTCCCTGCGAGCGTCTCGTCCGAGCGCCCCATCCAGTTCGACTGGGAGCCGATGATCCGGGCCATTCTCGCCGATGTTTCGGCTGGCGAGGAGCCCGCCGTGTGTGCCGCAAAATTCCACAACACCTTAGTTCGGATAATTGTCGAGATCGCTGGGTGGGCCCGCAGGGACCGTGTCGCACTCTCGGGGGGATGTTTTCAAAATCGTTTACTTGTGGAAAGCGCCATGGAAGCCTTGCAGGCAAATGGATTTCGTGTGTACATCCATCAGCGCATACCTCCGAACGATGGGGGTATTGCCTTAGGACAGGCAGTCGCAGCCTGTCTCCAAGCGAGCGAAAGGTGA
- a CDS encoding Outer membrane protein Imp, required for envelope biogenesis / Organic solvent tolerance protein precursor, with protein sequence MARLTPPAPGGVKWNPDEYELLRQDALATSDVLAALPPGFVTPPAKPLSLEELLAANRPEQDVTYLLPKGSYGDPKKNFERAVREFAPLPPGQIIVESTDYLDFDEEHHQIYGSGRVTARYGAYKLEADRMLVDTLLKEVQAYGNVVLTTLSDHVEAESMWISTETGQGVAYGARGRSGPFYFLGEPFKGDGKVTFRQLSKDESLLKNASFTTCDFPVPHYRLRAREFVVYNNDRVFGRNVVLYIMEKPVLWLPYFTMALRESNPWGFTLGSDSKLGAFLRVWYDYYHATYAPSKIDDDTMVAEDKQRARLYVDWFSKRGKGLGLNYTYSLDYGRHQGKLKVYGLSDNDRNVDPTSRYSIDWYNRTRLTERLSWLLDVDWQSDPDLFFDVIDRMRAATDRRRDRLPERRFSTGLEYTTDNFFAGLLVEIKDRIGRDRVTNFAEPLDNDYDYDRGYNDERFVRLAPPATIGTVPVPSDGLYTDPTSIKDENLDDGLDPKRYGRVTQRMPQVTISSNRMRLWTLPLWYHVDLNVFNNLDKGLNTVSTKDDSFVTGFDLYQSLSHLLKFCERYTLLTKVGLGVGVAERNDDSFNLDFPAGATFPFVYDGQRIGDTITGVTFLDRDTFLVGRRKFSLKNVQPAFVYGDIDSRFNARITDALTAWIRYRYREGTKDSLGEFYEGIGSRKTRDDLYPFRLREHWIEAGLNYLVYRPNLNATFSIGHNLQGRSDITPNELLRYANLGMGWTNARNTLTVNGGISLQERQMRDPTDPNEFQQSSLSTYIGGTYRPVHNRYYTRLTLYQTSPQNNDPLGISGKDTLDLRDETVVDFTYGRRIGSKYMVEYSNRYRSRESGVTEQYLRVTRDFHDLVAGLELRVDDKGLDPDKESSTKKDYQVRLHFRLKMAGEKGPTPIRKTDTLFSRSKLGAFETGG encoded by the coding sequence GCGGCTGACGCCCCCAGCACCCGGCGGGGTGAAATGGAACCCGGATGAATACGAACTGTTGCGTCAGGACGCACTGGCGACAAGCGACGTTCTGGCGGCGCTCCCGCCCGGCTTCGTTACGCCACCGGCCAAGCCGCTCTCGCTTGAGGAACTGCTGGCGGCAAATCGCCCGGAACAAGACGTCACATACCTCTTGCCGAAAGGGTCTTACGGCGACCCGAAGAAGAATTTTGAACGGGCGGTACGCGAATTTGCTCCGCTTCCGCCTGGCCAAATAATCGTAGAGTCCACGGACTACCTGGATTTCGACGAAGAGCACCATCAGATCTATGGGAGTGGTCGCGTCACCGCGCGCTACGGCGCGTATAAACTCGAAGCCGACCGCATGCTCGTGGACACGCTTCTCAAGGAAGTGCAAGCCTACGGCAATGTGGTACTCACCACCCTCAGCGACCACGTGGAAGCGGAATCCATGTGGATTAGCACTGAAACGGGGCAAGGTGTGGCCTATGGCGCGCGGGGTCGCTCTGGCCCGTTCTATTTTCTTGGCGAGCCGTTCAAAGGCGACGGAAAGGTCACGTTCCGTCAGCTGAGTAAGGATGAAAGCCTTTTGAAAAATGCCTCATTCACCACCTGCGATTTCCCTGTTCCCCACTATCGGCTCCGCGCGCGCGAGTTTGTGGTGTACAACAACGACCGCGTGTTTGGGCGCAACGTCGTGCTCTACATCATGGAAAAGCCGGTTCTTTGGCTGCCATATTTTACGATGGCGTTGCGCGAGTCGAACCCATGGGGCTTCACGCTCGGCAGTGACAGCAAATTAGGGGCGTTCTTGCGCGTATGGTACGACTATTACCACGCTACCTATGCCCCAAGTAAAATTGACGACGACACGATGGTGGCCGAGGACAAACAGCGGGCCAGGCTCTACGTGGATTGGTTCTCCAAACGGGGCAAGGGGCTGGGACTCAACTACACATACTCGCTCGATTACGGTCGCCACCAAGGTAAGCTCAAGGTCTACGGCCTTAGCGATAATGACCGCAACGTGGATCCCACCAGCCGTTACAGCATTGATTGGTACAACCGCACTCGCCTGACCGAGCGTCTCTCGTGGCTACTCGACGTAGACTGGCAGAGCGATCCGGATCTGTTCTTTGATGTGATTGACCGCATGCGTGCGGCAACGGACCGCCGACGCGACCGCCTGCCCGAGCGGCGCTTCAGTACCGGACTCGAATACACAACCGACAACTTCTTCGCGGGCCTGCTGGTGGAGATCAAGGACCGCATCGGACGCGACCGCGTCACGAATTTTGCGGAGCCGCTGGACAATGACTACGATTACGATCGTGGCTACAATGACGAGCGCTTCGTGCGTCTTGCTCCGCCGGCAACCATCGGCACTGTGCCAGTCCCTTCGGACGGACTGTACACGGATCCGACTTCAATTAAAGACGAGAATCTCGACGACGGTCTCGACCCCAAGCGCTACGGCCGGGTAACCCAGCGCATGCCGCAGGTGACGATCTCCTCCAACCGCATGCGGTTGTGGACTCTGCCCCTCTGGTATCACGTGGACCTCAACGTCTTCAATAATCTCGATAAGGGACTCAACACCGTCAGTACGAAGGACGACAGCTTCGTCACCGGGTTCGATCTCTATCAATCGCTCAGCCACCTCCTGAAATTCTGCGAGCGCTACACGCTTCTGACGAAGGTGGGGCTCGGAGTGGGAGTCGCCGAACGCAACGATGATTCATTCAATCTGGATTTCCCCGCTGGCGCCACTTTCCCATTCGTGTACGATGGGCAACGCATTGGGGATACCATTACGGGGGTGACCTTCCTCGACCGCGACACCTTCCTCGTCGGCAGGCGCAAGTTTAGCCTCAAGAACGTCCAACCAGCATTTGTGTACGGGGACATTGACAGCCGTTTCAACGCCCGCATCACCGATGCGCTGACCGCATGGATCCGCTACCGCTATCGTGAAGGCACCAAAGATAGCTTGGGCGAGTTTTACGAAGGAATCGGTAGCCGAAAGACGCGCGACGATCTCTATCCGTTCCGTTTGCGCGAGCACTGGATCGAAGCGGGGCTCAATTATTTGGTCTATCGGCCCAACCTCAACGCAACTTTCTCCATCGGGCATAACTTGCAAGGACGCAGCGACATTACCCCCAACGAATTGCTCCGCTACGCAAACCTTGGGATGGGATGGACGAACGCTCGCAATACGCTCACCGTCAACGGCGGCATCAGCTTGCAGGAGCGGCAAATGCGCGATCCGACCGACCCGAACGAGTTCCAGCAGAGCTCACTGTCCACCTACATTGGGGGAACCTATCGGCCGGTGCATAATCGCTATTACACACGCCTGACACTGTATCAGACCAGCCCGCAAAACAATGATCCGCTCGGCATTAGCGGCAAGGATACGCTTGACCTGCGGGATGAAACGGTGGTGGACTTCACCTACGGTCGGCGCATCGGCTCGAAATACATGGTCGAGTATTCCAATCGCTATCGGTCCCGCGAGAGTGGCGTGACCGAACAATATCTGCGTGTCACCCGCGACTTCCACGACCTTGTGGCTGGTTTGGAATTGCGAGTGGACGACAAAGGACTCGACCCCGACAAGGAGTCGAGTACAAAGAAGGATTATCAGGTACGACTCCACTTCCGCCTGAAGATGGCGGGCGAGAAGGGGCCGACACCCATCCGCAAAACCGACACGCTCTTCAGCCGATCAAAACTTGGCGCCTTCGAAACCGGTGGTTGA
- a CDS encoding [NiFe] hydrogenase metallocenter assembly protein HypE, translated as MSESGNFILTCPIPIRDYPQVVLAHGGGGRLMHDLIEKMFVASFGSAPASERHDGAILEPPAGARLAFTTDSYVVRPLFFPGGDIATLAVNGTVNDLAMCGARPKWLSVGFILEEGLPMETLWRVVQSLAQAARAAEVQIVTGDTKVVDRGKGDGVFINTAGVGIVEAPRPIGPGAVREGDAIIVNGDLGRHGIAIMAVREGLEFETQIQSDCAPLWGAVEALLREGIEVHCLRDLTRGGLASALNEIAESAGVHIHVNEEMVPVTPEVRAACELLGFDPLYVANEGRFVAFVPEAHADRAVQALQRLPVAANATVVGKVLSAAGEGRVTLRSVIGATRILDMLSGEQLPRIC; from the coding sequence GTGAGCGAGTCTGGCAATTTTATCCTCACTTGTCCGATCCCAATTCGCGACTATCCCCAAGTGGTTCTCGCCCATGGTGGCGGCGGCCGCCTGATGCACGACCTCATCGAGAAAATGTTTGTGGCCAGCTTTGGAAGCGCTCCGGCTTCGGAGCGGCATGACGGTGCCATCCTTGAGCCTCCCGCGGGTGCACGGCTCGCCTTCACGACGGATTCCTACGTGGTGCGGCCCCTGTTTTTTCCGGGCGGGGACATCGCCACGTTGGCGGTCAACGGCACCGTCAACGACTTAGCAATGTGTGGGGCGCGACCAAAATGGCTGAGCGTCGGCTTCATCCTCGAAGAGGGCCTGCCCATGGAGACTTTGTGGCGTGTGGTTCAATCGCTTGCTCAAGCCGCACGCGCCGCCGAAGTGCAGATAGTGACCGGCGATACAAAGGTCGTGGACCGTGGCAAAGGCGATGGCGTGTTCATCAATACAGCCGGAGTGGGAATCGTTGAAGCACCTCGCCCAATTGGCCCGGGCGCCGTCCGCGAAGGCGATGCGATCATCGTGAACGGGGATTTAGGGCGCCACGGTATTGCGATTATGGCCGTGCGAGAGGGATTGGAGTTTGAGACGCAGATTCAAAGTGATTGCGCCCCGTTGTGGGGGGCGGTCGAGGCTTTGCTGCGTGAAGGAATCGAAGTGCACTGTTTGCGCGATTTGACACGCGGCGGCCTCGCCAGCGCTCTCAATGAAATTGCGGAAAGCGCGGGGGTGCACATCCACGTAAACGAGGAGATGGTCCCAGTGACGCCGGAAGTGCGGGCGGCGTGCGAACTGCTTGGTTTCGATCCACTCTACGTGGCAAACGAAGGGCGGTTCGTAGCGTTTGTTCCGGAAGCACACGCAGACCGAGCAGTGCAAGCGCTCCAACGCCTTCCGGTGGCCGCCAATGCAACAGTTGTTGGGAAAGTGCTGTCTGCTGCTGGAGAAGGGCGTGTCACCCTTCGGAGCGTCATCGGTGCCACTCGCATCCTCGATATGCTCAGTGGTGAACAACTTCCGCGCATTTGCTAA